One segment of Anatilimnocola aggregata DNA contains the following:
- a CDS encoding DUF1549 domain-containing protein — protein sequence MITQAPTRWLILPTIMAVALCAVQLAAQEKLLRTVIDSEISAAWMREKFTPADPATDAEFLRRVYLDLVGVIPTADEAAVFLDDTATDKRSKLIDKLLDDPRFAEQQANHWDLLFFGRRPADQELTSRREGFQKWLKGKFATNEPYDRWARDLLLAQGGTYEGPAMFFAQFRSRPEDAAEAVSRLFLGTQIHCARCHDHPFDKWTQTDFYGVAGFFARLTFIDAKEDGKRHYILAEKSSGEVLFTGPAAKQTPGQKGEPVAPRFLGGEDLQEPHLPEGFKEPDLKGVKDPPKPLFSRREKFVDWATRPENPYFTKAIVNRVWAQFLGRGIIDPVDDLRESHVASLPGVFQTLQKELVAHQYDLKWLIRELVHTQAYQLSSAGSGTDALPKWYERARVRPLTAEEIMAAIRQATNFDESVRAAGAKPETTALPERNYFLSSFGEPFNGRGEFQPNLNEHLFFNNSGTLRQSLIQMKKGNLADSLNNSTAPWEERVDHLFLAILSRRPLEVERKKFVEYLSAEKASAPAVEEAIWVLLNTSEFRFNH from the coding sequence ATGATAACTCAAGCGCCGACTCGATGGCTAATCCTGCCTACGATCATGGCTGTGGCGCTTTGCGCCGTGCAATTGGCAGCTCAGGAAAAGCTGCTGCGGACGGTAATCGACTCCGAAATCTCCGCAGCTTGGATGCGTGAGAAGTTTACACCGGCCGACCCCGCCACTGATGCCGAGTTTCTCCGTCGTGTGTATCTGGATTTGGTCGGCGTGATCCCGACTGCCGACGAAGCAGCCGTGTTCTTGGATGACACCGCGACGGACAAACGGAGCAAGTTGATCGACAAGCTGTTGGACGATCCTCGTTTTGCTGAACAGCAGGCCAATCACTGGGACCTGCTGTTCTTTGGTCGCCGCCCTGCTGATCAGGAATTGACGAGCCGGCGCGAAGGTTTTCAAAAATGGCTGAAGGGGAAGTTCGCGACGAACGAACCCTACGATCGCTGGGCTCGCGACTTGTTGCTGGCCCAAGGCGGGACGTATGAAGGTCCAGCCATGTTCTTCGCCCAGTTTCGCTCGCGGCCGGAGGATGCCGCGGAAGCAGTGAGCCGGTTGTTCCTCGGCACTCAGATTCACTGTGCCCGTTGTCACGACCACCCGTTTGACAAATGGACACAAACCGATTTCTACGGCGTTGCCGGATTCTTTGCCCGATTGACGTTCATCGACGCGAAAGAAGATGGCAAACGACATTACATCCTCGCCGAGAAGAGCAGCGGAGAGGTGTTGTTCACCGGGCCCGCTGCCAAGCAAACACCAGGACAGAAGGGGGAGCCGGTCGCGCCGCGTTTCCTGGGCGGCGAGGATTTGCAGGAGCCGCATCTGCCGGAAGGATTCAAGGAACCCGATCTCAAAGGGGTCAAGGACCCACCCAAGCCATTGTTTTCGCGCCGCGAGAAGTTTGTCGATTGGGCGACTCGTCCCGAAAATCCGTACTTTACGAAAGCCATCGTCAATCGCGTCTGGGCGCAGTTCTTGGGGCGCGGAATCATCGATCCTGTAGACGATTTACGTGAGAGCCATGTCGCCAGCTTGCCGGGGGTTTTTCAAACGCTGCAGAAAGAGCTGGTAGCGCACCAATACGATCTGAAATGGCTGATTCGCGAACTGGTACATACGCAGGCTTATCAACTGTCGTCGGCAGGCTCAGGAACCGACGCTCTGCCGAAATGGTATGAACGCGCGCGCGTTCGTCCGCTCACTGCGGAAGAAATCATGGCCGCCATCAGGCAAGCGACGAACTTTGACGAATCCGTTCGCGCTGCCGGCGCCAAACCAGAAACGACCGCGCTGCCGGAGCGAAACTATTTTCTTTCGTCGTTCGGCGAGCCGTTCAATGGCCGGGGAGAATTCCAGCCCAACCTGAACGAGCACCTGTTCTTTAACAACAGTGGCACGCTGCGACAGTCGCTGATCCAGATGAAAAAAGGGAACCTCGCCGATAGCCTGAACAACTCGACGGCTCCCTGGGAGGAACGAGTCGATCATTTGTTCCTCGCGATCCTGTCGCGTCGACCATTGGAGGTGGAGCGGAAGAAGTTCGTCGAATATCTGTCCGCCGAGAAAGCTTCAGCGCCCGCCGTGGAAGAAGCCATTTGGGTGTTACTGAACACTTCGGAGTTTCGCTTCAATCATTGA
- a CDS encoding WD40 repeat domain-containing protein produces the protein MSETPTFDKATLAWTLPWQTDWVTAIAFIGGGRKLAAGNRRGQILVWDLPEAPGGEPPVPVRCLGGHTNEVTRLLATPDGKTLISSSYDHTIRYWNVDEPASGTAEIILDSKDRAAAAKKLGDKAPPPAPGLTVETQTAQQVLTAHQEWIVGLSLSSDGNTLLSGDDAGQVIVWDRATANELRRWKVKGWVFGLAISPDAGLALVAERFPLVFTPADHHRGVKLWDVEKGEVKHDLSAQYKVYIGGAAFSPDGQLLVLAQGNETSNGKLFLIESEGGKPVREFPGHAPGGVHDVRFSPDGRYIFSCGRDTLVRVWNVADGTQLAEVGKPRGGQFKDIWHAFSLSADRQWLAAADMSGQVVVYKA, from the coding sequence ATGAGCGAAACACCGACCTTCGACAAAGCGACTCTCGCCTGGACGTTGCCCTGGCAAACGGATTGGGTTACGGCTATTGCATTTATTGGCGGCGGCAGAAAACTGGCCGCGGGAAATCGTCGCGGTCAAATCCTTGTCTGGGATCTGCCAGAAGCTCCGGGAGGCGAACCACCGGTTCCCGTGCGTTGCTTGGGTGGCCACACCAACGAGGTCACTCGACTGCTGGCGACTCCGGATGGCAAAACACTGATTTCGTCCAGCTACGATCACACCATTCGCTATTGGAATGTGGACGAACCCGCCTCGGGCACTGCGGAGATCATTCTCGATTCCAAAGACCGGGCCGCGGCTGCGAAGAAACTGGGAGACAAAGCCCCGCCACCGGCACCCGGCTTGACCGTCGAAACGCAAACAGCGCAGCAAGTATTAACTGCCCATCAGGAGTGGATCGTCGGACTCAGCTTGAGTTCCGATGGCAACACGCTGCTCAGCGGCGACGACGCGGGGCAAGTGATCGTGTGGGATCGTGCTACCGCCAATGAACTGCGCCGCTGGAAGGTTAAGGGGTGGGTTTTTGGACTGGCGATTTCGCCCGATGCCGGCCTGGCCTTGGTCGCAGAGCGTTTCCCGCTCGTCTTCACGCCGGCCGATCATCATCGCGGGGTGAAGCTCTGGGATGTGGAGAAGGGTGAAGTCAAACACGATCTGTCGGCGCAGTACAAAGTGTATATCGGCGGAGCGGCGTTCTCGCCCGACGGCCAACTGCTGGTATTGGCGCAAGGCAACGAGACCAGCAACGGCAAACTCTTTCTGATCGAAAGCGAGGGCGGCAAGCCGGTTCGCGAATTCCCTGGTCATGCGCCGGGGGGCGTGCATGACGTCCGGTTTTCGCCCGACGGTCGCTACATATTCTCGTGCGGACGAGACACGCTGGTCCGCGTCTGGAATGTGGCCGACGGCACACAGTTGGCCGAAGTGGGCAAGCCGCGCGGCGGGCAATTCAAGGACATCTGGCACGCCTTCAGTCTGTCAGCCGACCGGCAATGGCTCGCCGCGGCGGACATGTCCGGCCAGGTGGTCGTCTACAAGGCCTAG
- a CDS encoding DUF1501 domain-containing protein, whose amino-acid sequence MKSNPLCKPAEHISRRALLKGTAVTAGGAALCNFGSLFHSQTIAAELKRTARRCILLWMNGGASQIDTFDMKPGTDNGGPFRPIKTKVSGLEVCEYLPKVAQQADKLAIIRSMKTTQPDHPDGIRSMHIGHKLEASINHPELGAVIAKYHGNPDSDLPTFIRTGSTGNGGAGFLGPQYQPFGVSSDGRLPSFTQSYLKPENEVRRNELLRFMEGEFRTNHQADPFEAHRLAKEKSWRLLKAKGVFDSSEEWSKYKELYGDTEFGKGCLMARRLIEAGVPFVEIGQENYDSHADNFTVHKASLGVLDPAWAGLMIDLQERGLWDDTLVIWMGEVGRTPSVNNRIGRDHYINGWTIVLAGGCVRGGTVYGATNPNGVGVQDNPVSEGDLFATIYTALGIKPDTQHFVGPRPIPVAPDHSKVIREVLV is encoded by the coding sequence ATGAAATCGAATCCACTCTGTAAGCCGGCGGAACACATCTCGCGCCGCGCGCTGCTGAAAGGGACCGCCGTCACCGCTGGCGGCGCCGCGCTGTGCAATTTCGGGAGTCTTTTCCACTCGCAGACAATTGCCGCAGAACTCAAGCGGACGGCCAGGCGTTGCATCCTGCTGTGGATGAACGGCGGCGCCAGCCAGATCGACACGTTCGATATGAAGCCAGGCACCGATAACGGCGGCCCGTTCCGCCCCATCAAGACTAAAGTTTCGGGCCTGGAAGTCTGTGAATACTTACCGAAAGTCGCGCAGCAGGCCGATAAGCTGGCCATCATCCGGTCGATGAAGACGACGCAGCCCGATCATCCAGACGGCATCCGCTCGATGCACATTGGCCACAAACTCGAGGCCAGCATCAATCATCCTGAATTGGGCGCGGTGATCGCCAAGTACCATGGCAACCCGGATTCCGATTTGCCGACATTCATCCGCACCGGTTCAACTGGCAACGGCGGCGCGGGCTTCCTCGGTCCGCAGTACCAGCCCTTCGGAGTCAGTAGTGACGGTCGTTTGCCCAGTTTCACGCAAAGCTACTTGAAGCCGGAAAACGAAGTCCGCCGCAATGAATTGCTCCGTTTCATGGAAGGGGAGTTCCGCACCAACCATCAGGCTGATCCGTTCGAAGCACATCGGCTCGCCAAGGAGAAATCCTGGCGACTCTTGAAGGCCAAGGGAGTCTTCGATAGTTCGGAGGAGTGGTCGAAGTACAAGGAACTGTATGGCGACACGGAATTCGGCAAAGGCTGCTTGATGGCCAGGCGTCTGATCGAAGCCGGCGTGCCGTTCGTTGAGATCGGTCAGGAAAACTACGACAGCCATGCCGACAACTTCACCGTTCACAAGGCGTCTCTGGGCGTGCTCGATCCGGCCTGGGCCGGCTTGATGATCGACTTGCAAGAACGGGGTTTATGGGATGACACCCTCGTCATCTGGATGGGCGAAGTCGGCCGCACGCCGTCGGTGAACAATCGCATTGGACGCGATCATTACATCAACGGCTGGACGATCGTCCTCGCGGGGGGCTGCGTGCGGGGTGGAACGGTCTATGGGGCGACGAACCCGAACGGCGTCGGCGTCCAAGACAACCCGGTAAGTGAAGGGGATCTGTTCGCCACGATCTACACCGCACTCGGAATCAAACCCGATACCCAGCATTTTGTCGGTCCTCGACCGATCCCTGTTGCCCCGGATCACTCGAAGGTTATTCGAGAGGTGTTGGTATAA